Proteins from a genomic interval of Apteryx mantelli isolate bAptMan1 chromosome 5, bAptMan1.hap1, whole genome shotgun sequence:
- the ELMOD2 gene encoding ELMO domain-containing protein 2 isoform X1, with the protein MFVSLWGFLYSNYFRFWLKWILRLLTRKCELQRIFDGSKEGARRTLSVEHSLDSSKNKVLRNAVHVNKAEVEKCVRNVMKEKKIEQKNTGFKTNLHICLLQISGYKKLYLNVESLRKVPYDSDNEEHEEQLIELWNLLMPHENLKARITKQWCDIGFQGDDPKTDFRGMGMLGLVNLVYFSKHYTNEARQVLSHSNHPKLGYSYAIVGINLTEMAYSLLKNGALKSHLYNMVSGLPQMEHFHQFYCYLVSEFDKFWFEEEPESIMHFNQYREKFHEKIKGLLLDYDVILTLKDTKKP; encoded by the exons ATGTTTGTGTCCTTGTGGGGGTTCCTGTACAGCAACTACTTTCGCTTTTGGCTGAAATGGATCCTGAGGCTGCTCACTAGGAAGTGCGAGTTGCAGCGAATCTTTGACGGGTCAAAGGAAGGCGCGCGGAGGACACTGAGCGTAG AACACTCACTAGACTCATCAAAGAATAAG GTTTTAAGAAATGCTGTACATGTCAACAAAGCTGAAGTGGAGAAGTGTGTTAGAAAcgtaatgaaagaaaagaaaattgaacaGAAGAATACAGG GTTTAAGACAAATCTGCATATATGCTTGCTGCAGATATCAGGATATAAGAAACTTTATTTGAATGTGGAAAGCTTGAGAAAGGTCCCTTATGATTCAGATAACGAAGAACATGAGGAACAGTTAATTGAG CTTTGGAATTTGCTGATGCCTCATGAGAATCTGAAGGCCAGAATCACCAAGCAGTGGTGTGACATTGGCTTCCAAGGTGACGATCCCAAAACAGACTTCAGAGGAATGGGCATGCTGGGATTAGTGAATCTGGT GTATTTTAGTAAACATTACACAAATGAAGCTCGTCAGGTCCTTTCTCATTCAAATCACCCAAAGCTGGG ATATTCTTATGCAATAGTGGGAATCAATCTGACAGAAATGGCATACAGCTTACTTAAGAATGGTGCTCTGAAGTCTCATCTGTACAACATGGTCTCTGGATTGCCACAAATGGAACATTTCCATCAGTTCTACT gTTATCTGGTTTCTGAGTTTGACAAGTTCTGGTTTGAAGAAGAACCAGAAAGCATTATGCACTTCAACCAGTACAGAGAGAAATTCCATGAAAAAATTAAGGGACTTCTACTGGATTATGATGTCATACTAACCTTAAAAGATACAAAGAAACCTTAA
- the ELMOD2 gene encoding ELMO domain-containing protein 2 isoform X2 has product MFVSLWGFLYSNYFRFWLKWILRLLTRKCELQRIFDGSKEGARRTLSVEHSLDSSKNKVLRNAVHVNKAEVEKCVRNVMKEKKIEQKNTGFKTNLHICLLQISGYKKLYLNVESLRKVPYDSDNEEHEEQLIELWNLLMPHENLKARITKQWCDIGFQGDDPKTDFRGMGMLGLVNLVYFSKHYTNEARQVLSHSNHPKLGYSYAIVGINLTEMAYSLLKNGALKSHLYNMVSGLPQMEHFHQFYCK; this is encoded by the exons ATGTTTGTGTCCTTGTGGGGGTTCCTGTACAGCAACTACTTTCGCTTTTGGCTGAAATGGATCCTGAGGCTGCTCACTAGGAAGTGCGAGTTGCAGCGAATCTTTGACGGGTCAAAGGAAGGCGCGCGGAGGACACTGAGCGTAG AACACTCACTAGACTCATCAAAGAATAAG GTTTTAAGAAATGCTGTACATGTCAACAAAGCTGAAGTGGAGAAGTGTGTTAGAAAcgtaatgaaagaaaagaaaattgaacaGAAGAATACAGG GTTTAAGACAAATCTGCATATATGCTTGCTGCAGATATCAGGATATAAGAAACTTTATTTGAATGTGGAAAGCTTGAGAAAGGTCCCTTATGATTCAGATAACGAAGAACATGAGGAACAGTTAATTGAG CTTTGGAATTTGCTGATGCCTCATGAGAATCTGAAGGCCAGAATCACCAAGCAGTGGTGTGACATTGGCTTCCAAGGTGACGATCCCAAAACAGACTTCAGAGGAATGGGCATGCTGGGATTAGTGAATCTGGT GTATTTTAGTAAACATTACACAAATGAAGCTCGTCAGGTCCTTTCTCATTCAAATCACCCAAAGCTGGG ATATTCTTATGCAATAGTGGGAATCAATCTGACAGAAATGGCATACAGCTTACTTAAGAATGGTGCTCTGAAGTCTCATCTGTACAACATGGTCTCTGGATTGCCACAAATGGAACATTTCCATCAGTTCTACTGTAAGTAA